The following DNA comes from Hordeum vulgare subsp. vulgare chromosome 3H, MorexV3_pseudomolecules_assembly, whole genome shotgun sequence.
ATTCAGACCTATGCGTGTGGTTTGCGGTTTGGCGTTGGAGATTCTCTTAGCTTATCATGTTTAGGAATTTTGCTAGACTTCAACACTATCTCCAAGCAATTTTCTATAGGAGTGTATTTTGATAATTTAATCTTAAAACTACCTTTTCCATACATGTTGTTTTTAGCAAACTCTTCATATCTCACGCGAAAAGTTCCTTCTCAGCTCGACCTCATATGAGCTTGGTACGAACAATAAAAGCTACAAAGAGGAAACACATTctaaaagttttaaaagaaattgTGCCAGACATTGACAAATATTTTGAATTCTTGcaaaatttcatcatgaaatgacATTCATGAAAAACGTGAAGAAAACGAAATCAGCACCAAAATGCTTAGGAAAATAGCACTTTTGAAGCATCCATTCTTTTTTGCTATGACTTTCATGATTGTTATTTCATAAAGAAACTTTGCAAGCACGGACAACGTTCATCGGTATTAACcaaaaaatcagatttttttgatttttttttactttgttgATTATTCTTTTATGAGAAAACTTATGATCTATTTATCTTTAAGCACTGAAGCAAGCCGAATGCGCACCACTGTCGTCCCTCCCTCGTCGAAGCTGGTCAACAATTGTTGTAGACAATCGGGAAGTCGTTATGCTAAGATGCCATTAGTCTAGCGCACTATAAAAACAACCATCATCGAAAAGTAGCGTAGATCAGAAGGGTCCAACGTAAATACACACGAACATGGATGAACAACGACCATATCTAAGCAGATCCGTCGGAGACACACCTCCACACGCCTACCGACGATGCTAGACGCACCACCGGGAGATAGAACCTTATTCCATCTTCAGAAAACTCGCGTCATCGCCTTTCTGAGAGACCCCCGATGAAGCTGAAATAAACATCTAAAAAGAGAGCCCTCCCGCGAGCAAGGTCTAGGGCCCATCACGTCTCTATGGTCCCGACGCCATTAGAGACGaggtggacgagtgggggtgccggcACGAGGCAGAGGAACCCTAAAAGTTCACCCAAGCTCGTATGAGCTCGGGCTGAGTTAGTATGTATCCTATATTTTGATAATTTAATCTTAAAACATGTTCTCCTGGTGAACGAATATAAGATCCTTTAAATAGAGAGTACTCTTTTTCTTTTTGTACATGTTTTTAAGCAAACTCTTCACATTTCACGAAAAAACAATGCAGAAGGCACGTGCGTGGAGCCATCCGATATGGATCGTTTAGCCATGAGGGGATGGCCAAAATTACTAGTTAAGGGTTACCCTTTGAAAGTGACATTCTTCACCTTTGCTGACAAAGTAAAGCACCGTACATCTGCAACCTgcgatttttttcatttttggatTCGTTTATTTAAGACGTTTTATCTCTTGAACATGCGTCAAACATAaacgaaaaaaaaacaaaaaacccaGCAACCTAAAAAAATCAATAACTAAAAAGGAAGGAAAAAACTAAAGTCCAAAAGCTCAGTTacattttattttactttttggATAGTACAAATTGTATCAAGGCTACGCTTCTCATAGAAGCATAAGTATGCTTTTTGTACAAGCACATGTtgtaattttcttttcttttaaggGATTTTGTTTCTCATGTGAAAGAAATTTTTTCACCCAATTTTTTTTCCTCTTTAAAACCTTGAAATCATCTAAATCTCCAAAAACATgtacaaagaaaaataataatcaaaaTCGAAAGAAAACGCCCGAGTGTGACGGTGGCTAAATGCATCACTTGGCGTGCTCTTATGCCATAAAAAACTAGAAGGtccctaagttttttttttgcaaattttgtTAAGATGCTCACTCATATCCCACTATTTACATAAAAATTAAAGTTAATCAGATCATTAGTTAATGAAATTAATCCTAAAAGTTCACCCAAGCTCGTATGAGCTCAGGCTGAGTTAGTTTGTATCCTATAttttaataattaatcttaaaacCTATTATTCCTGTCAACTAATATAAGATCGTTTAAATAAACTACTTTCTTTCTTTCCATACATGTCTTTTTTAGGAAACTCTTCACATTTTgcacgaaaacgatgcaaaaggcaCATGCGTGAAGCCATTCGACATGGCATGTTTACCCCTTCCAAGTGACATTCTCCACCTTTGCTGACAAAGTGAAGCATTGCATCGTATGCAACCTACaactttttattttttaaatttgtTTATTTAAAGTGTTTTATCCCTTGAACACGcgtcaaacaaaaacaaaaacaaaaaatcccGAAAAAACCAACAACCTAGAAAAACCAATAActaaaaaagaggaaaaaactAAAGTCCAGATGCTCGGTTACATTTTTTACTTTTTGAAAAGTACAGATTATGCTTATCACGAAATCGAGGCTATGCTTCTTATGGAAGCACAACTGTGCTTTCTGTACAAGCACATgttataattttttttcttttaaagaaTTATGCTTCTCATGATAGAAGTACATATGTGCTTCTAATGGAAGTGCACGACGACTTTCTTGTGAAAGAAAATTTTCCACCCAAAACGGTTTTCTTCTTTAAAACCTGGAAAAAACCTCATATAAACCCCAAAAAGCACGtacaaagaaaaaaaatcaaaacccaAAGAAAACTTTCGAGTGTGACGGTGGCTAAATGCATCACTTGACGTGCTCTCATGCCACAAAAAACCAGAAGGTCCCTAAGTTTTTTGAGCAAATATTAACACGTTCACTCATATCCCACTTTTTACATAAAAATTAAAAGTTAATCAGATCATTAATTAAATAAATTAACAGCTAAGATCTATTATAAACTTTTACCTCTCGTGTGAAAATTATAGGTAAGAGGGAGCTGGTTAAAAGTGAATTTTTTTCTTTAGGTAACCGCTCGTTCTCGGCGATGGCGATATTTGTTGAAAATCATGGGCCAGTCATCGGTCCAACCACATACAGGGAGAGATCAACAGACGGCCGGCCGGAACATGCTCGCTCGTCGGGACTCGGGAGTACCGACGAATCCTCGCCGCTTGCCGATCAGAAGTCGCGACGAGCTCACCTAATATTCCACCTCTCCCCAGAGGCCACCCAACCTACCACATGGCTGTATGTATAATACTGTACTCCACTGCAGCAGAAGCGAGGTGCTCGTGAAGTCGACGTGATATCCAGTCCAGTGGCCGATCCGTGATCCGTGTTggagagagcgagggagagaaGATGCGGCCGCGGCTGGTGCTCTTCGGCGACTCAATCACCGAGCAGTCCTTTGCCTCCGGCGGCTGGGGCGCCGCCCTCGCGGAGCACTTCGCGAGGCAGGTACGTCCGCggcacctccccacctcgccggttgcgccgccgccgccgcctttaCGCGTGACATCGGATTTTTGCTGGTTAGGCGGATGTGGTGCTGCGCGGGCTCAGCGGGTACAACACGCGCTGGGCGCTGAAGGTGCTGGACAGAGCCATGGAGGGGGCGGCCGACGGAGGCGCGGACCCGGCGGCGGTGACGGTGTTCTTCGGCGCCAACGACGCCACCCTGCCCGACCAGGCGCAGGCGCACCAGAACGTCCCGCTCGGGGAGTACCAGGACAACCTACGCGCGATTTGCGCCTACTTCAAGGTTGCGGTCATACAGTCCTGGAACAGGAATGCTGATTGCCTCTTTGATTACTCATCTATGGTTTGGTTTTGCAGAATAAGTGGCCCTCCGCTGCCGTCATACTCATCACCCCTCCACCGATCCACGAGCCGGCAAGGATTCGGTAACCAATGGCCCCCACACCTAGGACCCACTGGATATTCTTATGGGTTTCATTATGTACTTATGTTGATTCCCTTTTGGGTTTCCTTTTGCTACTTTTGTTGCTTGCGTTTTACAGTGATATATGTCAACTGGAACTGTTTATCTCAACCGCATGTTAAGAAATTGGGCTGAACTTATGTGGTATCCAGTGCGTGTTTAGTGTTTGACTTATGTGGATCTATGTAACCAGTTCATTAGGTAGAGTTCCTTGTATGTTCCCTGTATTTTCAATCGAAATTATGACAATTTCAACAGTCTGAAGATCCACTTGCCACTTTGTGGCCTGTGATCTGGCCTGAAGATTTCTTCCATGCAAAGATATTATAAACTGTAACTTTTGGCAAAGCAGATTCGCATGCAAACCACACCTATCCCATATCTTTTTATGCAGAGACATATATGGAGATAATGACCCTTCAAGACAGCCTGAAAGAACCAATGAAGCTGCTGGCACTTATGCACAGGCGTGCATAGCTGTTGCTAAAGAATTGGGTCATCCAGTTATAGACATCTGGACGCTGATGCAGCAATTTCCTGATTGGCAAACATCTGCATTAAGGTACGAATCTCTTTCCATATTCTTGACAAAGGTAGATCATGCAAATCTGTTTGAAGAACCCTTGTACCTAATGTTGGCACTGCAGATCATTCACTCTATGAGCTGCTTGATTTGCTGGTTATAAAAATGGCCAGATCAGATAAAAATGGTTTTGTACTTTTGTTGAATGTAAAAAAAAAGAGGTCTAAATCCTCGGGCAGACTGTTACTCAGATTTTGCCTAGCATTTTCTATATAAAAAAATGCAATTAAGTGAGGAACTTGTTTATCATGTGCAGTGCACCCGAGACCAGAATTCAACATTTTGGCTCTTGGCTATACTTTTAGGCCGCACACAAAAAAAAGTTTGTTATGCTTGGCATTCTAGGAAAATCAAGAATCACAGTTATGTGAATCCGTTTGAGCCAATCTATACTGCTATTGAACTTTGCTATGTGATATTGTTTTTGGTTATGCTTGTCATTCTTTTGTGGGCTGCATAACAAGACTGAGAAAACAAGCTATGAATAATTTAATATGCATTCTATGATCTCACTGTAAATACAATTATTTTAGCGACACATAATTGAACTTAATATTCTACACCATGACTAGTTTTCTAACTTCTGCAGTGTAAAACAAAAAACTGTAAATAGAGCAAAGTATATGCTATTGCTTTTGTTTCTCTAATGGAAGTTATTGAAGACTTTCTTCTTTTAGCACACATTTTTTTTCAACTGTCCCAGCCATTTGCTAATAGTCATTGGTCTATTTGCTTGGAATAGCTTGAAACTTCAGAAAAACTAAGGCCTCCTTTGGTTTGGATGAATTTCATAGGAATTCTATAGGACAGGATTCTTAtaggatttttttttcctttATAGTCCTTTGGTTCATAGGAATGGATTCCTATTCCGACATAGGATTTGTTTCTATCGTCCACATTTCAAAGGAAAATAAACATTAGCCTAGACTCAATAGAAAATTTCCTATGATGTGAACCAAATGACATC
Coding sequences within:
- the LOC123443146 gene encoding GDSL esterase/lipase At5g45920-like, whose amino-acid sequence is MRPRLVLFGDSITEQSFASGGWGAALAEHFARQADVVLRGLSGYNTRWALKVLDRAMEGAADGGADPAAVTVFFGANDATLPDQAQAHQNVPLGEYQDNLRAICAYFKNKWPSAAVILITPPPIHEPARIRDIYGDNDPSRQPERTNEAAGTYAQACIAVAKELGHPVIDIWTLMQQFPDWQTSALSDGLHFTPSGNKILFDEVLKTLESVGFSQHSLRSDLPLFHEIDPKDPLKAFEI